Proteins from one Dromiciops gliroides isolate mDroGli1 chromosome 6, mDroGli1.pri, whole genome shotgun sequence genomic window:
- the LOC122731651 gene encoding olfactory receptor 1030-like — MYKTNHTVVTEFILLGLTDHPELQPFLFVIFLVIYLITVVGNVGMIALIRSDPKLHTPMYFFLSHLSFVDLCYSTNVTPQMLVNFLSQRKTISFVGCFIQFHFFIALVITDYYMLTVMAYDRYVAICNPLLYSSKMSKNICVSLVTAPYVYGFVNGLIQTILMLRLTFCGPNEINHFYCADPPLMVLSCSDTYIKETAMFVVAGSNLTCSLTIILISYMFIFMAILRIRSTEGRRKAFSTCGSHLTAVTVFYGTLFCMYLRPPSETSVEQGKIVAVFYIFVSPMLNPLIYSLRNKDVKDAVKRIIRSKLQAK, encoded by the coding sequence ATGTACAAGACAAACCACACAGTGGTGACTGAGTTCATTCTCTTGGGACTGACTGATCATCCGGAATTGCAGCCTTTCCTCTTTGTAATATTTTTAGTTATCTACCTCATCACAGTAGTGGGGAATGTGGGAATGATTGCATTGATCAGGAGTGACCCCAAACTTCACACTCCCATGTACTTTTTCCTCAGCCACTTGTCATTTGTAGATCTTTGTTATTCCACCAATGTCACACCTCAGATGCTCGTCAATTTTTTATCTCAAAGAAAAACCATTTCTTTTGTTGGCTGTTTTATCCAGTTTCATTTTTTCATTGCCTTGGTAATCACAGATTATTACATGCTCACAGTTATGGCCTATGACCGTTATGTGGCTATATGTAATCCACTGCTCTATAGCAGCAAAATGTCCAAGAACATATGTGTCTCTCTGGTCACAGCACCCTATGTCTATGGCTTTGTCAATGGTCTGATACAAACCATCCTGATGCTCCGTCTAACCTTCTGTGGCCCTAATGAAATTAACCACTTCTACTGTGCTGACCCACCTCTCATGGTACTCTCCTGCTCAGACACCTACATTAAAGAAACTGCCATGTTTGTAGTTGCTGGTTCCAACCTCACTTGCTCTCTCacaatcattctcatttcttatatGTTCATCTTCATGGCCATTCTTCGCATCCGCTCAACTGAGGGCCGACGTAAAGCTTTCTCTACCTGTGGTTCCCACCTGACAGCTGTCACTGTTTTTTATGGGACTCTTTTTTGCATGTATCTAAGACCTCCCTCAGAGACATCTGTAGAACAAGGGAAAATTGTAGcagttttctatatttttgtgAGTCCTATGTTAAATCCCTTGATCTATAGCCTGAGGAATAAAGATGTAAAAGATGCTGTGAAGAGAATTATCAGAAGTAAATTACAGGCTAAATAA
- the LOC122731377 gene encoding olfactory receptor 5M11-like has translation MMSKNGSTKVTEFILLGLTDRPELQHILFVGFLGIYILTLLGNFGMIVLIKLEPRLHTPMYFFLTNLAFVDLCYSSNATPKMLANFLSESKTISFAGCFVQCYIFIALLLTEFYMLAAMAYDRYVAICSPLHYSVKMSRRVCICLATFPYIYGFSDGLLQSILTFRLSFCRSNVINHFYCADPPLIKLSCSDTYVKEHAMLISAGFNLSNSLAIILISYAFILAAILRIRSAEGRRKAFSTCGSHMMAVTLFYGTLFCMYVRPPTDKSVEESKIIAVFYTFVSPVLNPLIYSLRNRDVKAALRNVLRRNLMKKMVSDMS, from the coding sequence atgatgagcaaaaaTGGCAGCACTAAAGTAACTGAATTTATTCTCCTAGGACTCACAGATCGTCCTGAACTACAACATATCCTGTTTGTGGGTTTTCTTGGAATCTACATTCTGACCCTGTTAGGAAACTTTGGAATGATTGTGTTGATCAAACTTGAGCCTCGCCTTCATACTCCCATGTACTTTTTTCTTACTAACTTGGCTTTTGTAGACTTGTGCTATTCTTCCAATGCAACTCCCAAGATGCTGGCAAATTTCTTATCTGAAAGCAAAACCATTTCCTTTGCTGGTTGCTTTGTGCAGTGTTACATTTTCATTGCTTTGTTACTTACTGAGTTTTACATGTTGGCTGCCATGGCCTATGACCGTTATGTTGCCATCTGTAGCCCACTGCACTACAGTGTGAAGATGTCCAGGAGAGTATGCATCTGCCTGGCCACTTTCCCCTACATCTATGGCTTCTCTGATGGTCTTCTCCAGTCTATCTTGACATTCCGTTTGTCCTTCTGTAGATCCAATGTCATTAACCATTTCTACTGTGCTGATCCCCCTCTCATCAAATTGTCCTGCTCTGACACATATGTCAAAGAACATGCCATGCTCATCTCAGCAGGGTTCAACCTCTCCAACTCTCTTGCCATCATTCTCATCTCCTATGCCTTCATCCTAGCAGCCATCCTTCGCATTCGCTCagctgagggaaggaggaaggccTTCTCCACCTGTGGTTCTCATATGATGGCTGTTACTTTGTTTTATGGGACTCTCTTCTGTATGTATGTAAGACCTCCCACTGATAAAAGTGTTGAGGAATCCAAAATCATAGCTGTGTTCTACACTTTTGTGAGTCCTGTGCTGAACCCACTCATCTATAGTCTGAGAAACAGAGATGTGAAAGCAGCTTTGAGGAATGTGCTCAGGAGGAATCTGATGAAGAAGATGGTTTCAGATATGTCATAG
- the LOC122731861 gene encoding olfactory receptor 5M11-like, with protein sequence MSFLVLTYNYTTVTEFILLGITDRPELQHILFMVFLGIYILTLLGNFGMIILIKLELRLHTPMYFFLTNLAFVDLCYSSNATPKMLANFLSESKTISFAGCFVQCYIFIALLLTEYYMLASMAYDLYVAICSPLHYSVNTSRRLCICLATFPYIYGFSDGLLQSILTFRLSFCRSNVINHFYCADPPLIKLSCSDTYVKEYAMLISAGFNLSNSLAIILISYAFILAAILRIRSAEGRRKAFSTCGFHMMAVTLFYGTLFCMYVRPPTDKSVEESKIIAVFYTFVSPVLNPLIYSLRNRDVKAALRNVLRRNGEL encoded by the exons ATGTCATTTCTCGTTCTGACCTACAACTATACAACTG TAACTGAATTTATTCTTCTTGGAATCACAGATCGTCCTGAACTACAACATATCCTATTTATGGTTTTCCTTGGAATCTACATTCTGACCCTGTTAGGAAACTTTGGAATGATTATATTGATTAAACTTGAGCTTCGCCTTCATACTCCCATGTACTTTTTTCTTACTAACTTGGCTTTTGTAGACTTGTGCTATTCTTCCAATGCAACTCCTAAGATGCTGGCAAATTTCTTATCTGAAAGCAAAACCATTTCCTTTGCTGGTTGCTTTGTGCAGTGTTACATTTTCATTGCCTTGTTGCTCACTGAGTATTATATGTTGGCTTCCATGGCCTATGACCTTTATGTTGCCATCTGTAGCCCACTACACTACAGTGTGAATACGTCTAGGAGATTATGCATCTGCCTGGCCACTTTCCCCTACATCTATGGCTTCTCTGATGGTCTTCTCCAGTCTATCTTGACATTCCGTTTGTCCTTCTGTAGATCCAATGTCATTAACCATTTCTACTGTGCTGATCCCCCTCTCATCAAATTGTCCTGCTCTGACACATATGTCAAAGAATATGCCATGCTCATCTCAGCAGGGTTCAACCTCTCCAACTCTCTTGCCATCATTCTCATCTCCTATGCCTTCATCCTAGCAGCCATCCTTCGCATTCGCTCagctgagggaaggaggaaggccTTCTCCACCTGTGGTTTTCATATGATGGCTGTTACTTTGTTTTATGGGACTCTCTTCTGTATGTATGTAAGACCTCCCACTGATAAAAGTGTTGAGGAATCCAAAATCATAGCTGTGTTCTACACTTTTGTGAGTCCTGTGCTGAACCCACTCATCTATAGTCTGAGAAACAGAGATGTGAAAGCAGCTTTGAGGAATGTGCTCAGGAGGAATGGTGAGCTATAA